A genomic window from Pseudocitrobacter corydidari includes:
- a CDS encoding DarT1-associated NADAR antitoxin family protein, whose amino-acid sequence MTKPMVYLVLVHLSVSGKTMAQRPVYIPVKEKSLFVKTELVDFTWFPGMSVSQKQKSIDSLHEAAKTSLPNVDKILEISSKSRETLGVALSAFNLSFTTLKQQRTLTIESAFQGSKVFQRGGPYTDMFDMTPREAKKDKRLLTSGRLTGFKFFGKEWELEPRTAFYDWLYISALKKSTELAEQLIEYSAFTDIEFNPERSINCQAYSAALYVSLYKQGILDDAIASKESFLETIKSASISNALQDETTQSGFGF is encoded by the coding sequence CAATGGCACAAAGGCCCGTATATATACCTGTTAAAGAAAAATCACTCTTCGTAAAAACTGAGCTTGTAGATTTTACGTGGTTCCCGGGAATGTCAGTCTCACAAAAGCAGAAATCAATTGACTCGCTCCATGAAGCAGCAAAGACAAGCCTGCCTAATGTGGACAAAATCCTTGAGATTTCCAGCAAGTCCCGTGAAACCCTCGGTGTTGCACTGAGTGCTTTCAACCTTTCTTTCACGACCCTGAAACAGCAACGTACATTAACTATCGAAAGTGCGTTTCAAGGTAGCAAAGTGTTCCAACGTGGGGGTCCATATACCGACATGTTCGACATGACTCCTCGCGAAGCCAAAAAGGACAAGCGTTTATTGACCTCTGGCAGACTGACCGGATTCAAATTTTTTGGTAAAGAATGGGAACTGGAGCCACGTACTGCATTTTATGATTGGCTGTATATAAGTGCATTGAAAAAAAGTACCGAGCTAGCAGAGCAACTAATTGAATATTCAGCATTTACTGACATAGAGTTCAATCCTGAGCGCTCGATAAATTGCCAAGCATATTCTGCGGCATTATATGTTTCATTATACAAACAAGGCATTCTTGATGATGCCATTGCATCTAAAGAGAGTTTCCTAGAAACGATCAAAAGTGCATCAATAAGTAATGCTCTTCAAGATGAAACAACTCAATCGGGCTTTGGGTTTTGA
- a CDS encoding major capsid protein: MAIKSFDYVNYSKVFRTQVPQSNLLLTHLDVFADRQIADSHKVSMDRIQEASIGVDAPLMRFSSEWGTIEKPTAGSYLYELPWSGVTDRVTSADLKGYRKPGSTMEQSLDEIEANKFIQMRAKFERSREYAYWQALIFNKVNAWGTQQNEIDWAVEFSLNQRTADLHQGVNDDPMRDIDDQVSATKALMGGLTQYLRGWVLLCGSDAYRAVRYSPQIRELLVYSNGLVGSDVLFPSDVLPGFSSFMLGSVRLIEVSDSAFSGIKSNEAFLVPVFGNAPVEQSSPMGRFIGPCARHLEISASGDVEDWYAYRAFDELRNRNLYSEYSLMAYNFRPDLVCKMTLLPTA; the protein is encoded by the coding sequence ATGGCTATTAAATCATTCGATTATGTTAATTACAGCAAGGTCTTCCGTACTCAGGTTCCGCAGAGCAATTTACTGCTGACTCACCTTGATGTATTTGCAGACCGTCAGATCGCAGATTCCCACAAAGTTAGTATGGATCGTATCCAAGAGGCATCTATTGGTGTGGATGCGCCATTGATGCGTTTCAGTTCGGAGTGGGGGACTATCGAGAAGCCGACAGCAGGCTCGTATTTATACGAATTGCCTTGGTCTGGTGTGACTGACCGTGTGACTTCGGCAGATCTCAAAGGTTACCGTAAACCTGGCAGCACTATGGAGCAGTCTCTTGATGAGATTGAGGCCAATAAGTTTATTCAGATGCGTGCCAAGTTTGAGCGCTCACGTGAATATGCCTATTGGCAGGCTTTGATTTTCAATAAAGTTAACGCTTGGGGTACTCAGCAAAATGAGATCGATTGGGCTGTAGAATTCTCCCTGAACCAGCGAACCGCTGATTTGCACCAAGGTGTGAATGATGACCCGATGCGCGACATTGACGATCAGGTTAGCGCCACTAAAGCGCTGATGGGTGGACTAACTCAATATCTGCGTGGTTGGGTTCTGCTGTGCGGATCTGATGCCTACCGTGCTGTGAGATATTCTCCTCAGATTCGTGAATTGCTAGTTTATTCAAACGGGCTGGTTGGTTCTGATGTGCTGTTCCCGTCTGATGTTCTGCCAGGCTTTAGTTCGTTTATGCTGGGTTCTGTGCGTCTGATCGAAGTCAGCGATTCAGCATTCAGCGGTATCAAGTCAAACGAGGCTTTCCTTGTTCCGGTCTTTGGAAATGCTCCGGTTGAGCAGAGTTCCCCTATGGGACGCTTCATTGGTCCATGTGCTCGCCATCTTGAAATCTCCGCTTCTGGTGATGTTGAAGATTGGTACGCATACAGAGCTTTCGACGAGTTACGAAATCGGAATTTATATAGTGAATACAGCCTCATGGCATACAACTTCAGGCCGGATCTGGTCTGTAAGATGACGCTATTACCAACAGCATAA